A stretch of the Polyangiaceae bacterium genome encodes the following:
- a CDS encoding PAS domain-containing protein, translating into MAKTGRTCMAPHRTHEPNALLASLDSLREGLQVISPEWRYIYVNDATARQGRKARAELVGRRMMDCYPGIEATELFSVLERCMRQRERAELETEFEFEGGTRGWFELRIEPCREGLIVLSVEITERKRMERALLEAHKLRALGQMASGVAHDLKNILNPLGLQVEVLKRKLRSDPAALEVLEQMASVLRRGTETIDLLRDFGRQSSEAPAHDVDLSSIAREGIALCRPRAQGVLVQDDLTDAISVRVAGAEVLSAVVNLLVNAIEAMQHGGRVTVRTGREERFAWLAVEDDGPGMPPEVEARAFEPFFSTKGEAGGGLGLAIVYAVAARNRGEVQLRTAPAAGTTVTLRFPADAAPEQS; encoded by the coding sequence ATGGCAAAAACTGGCCGCACCTGCATGGCGCCCCATCGGACGCACGAGCCCAACGCGCTCCTCGCCAGCCTCGACTCGCTGCGCGAAGGGCTTCAGGTCATCTCGCCGGAGTGGCGCTACATCTACGTCAACGACGCCACCGCTCGCCAGGGCCGCAAGGCCCGCGCGGAGCTGGTCGGGCGCCGCATGATGGACTGTTACCCGGGCATCGAGGCTACCGAGCTGTTCTCGGTGCTCGAGCGCTGCATGCGCCAGCGCGAGCGCGCCGAGCTCGAGACCGAGTTCGAGTTCGAAGGCGGCACGCGGGGTTGGTTCGAGCTTCGGATCGAGCCCTGCCGCGAGGGACTCATCGTCCTGTCCGTGGAGATCACCGAGCGCAAGCGCATGGAGCGCGCGCTCCTCGAAGCCCACAAGCTGCGTGCCCTGGGGCAGATGGCGTCGGGTGTGGCCCACGACCTCAAGAACATCCTGAACCCGCTCGGGCTCCAGGTGGAGGTCCTGAAGCGCAAGCTACGCTCGGATCCGGCGGCGCTCGAGGTGCTCGAGCAGATGGCCTCCGTGCTCCGGCGTGGCACCGAGACCATCGACCTGCTCAGGGACTTCGGGCGGCAGAGCAGCGAGGCACCGGCGCACGACGTGGACCTGTCCAGCATCGCCCGCGAGGGCATCGCGCTGTGCCGGCCTCGGGCCCAGGGGGTCCTCGTGCAGGACGACCTGACCGACGCGATCAGCGTGCGCGTGGCGGGAGCCGAGGTGCTCTCGGCCGTGGTGAACCTTCTGGTCAACGCCATCGAGGCCATGCAGCACGGGGGCCGGGTGACCGTGCGCACGGGGCGAGAGGAGCGCTTTGCGTGGCTCGCCGTCGAGGACGACGGCCCGGGCATGCCGCCGGAGGTCGAGGCGCGGGCATTCGAGCCGTTCTTCTCGACGAAGGGCGAGGCGGGCGGGGGCTTGGGCCTGGCCATCGTCTACGCGGTGGCCGCCCGGAACCGGGGCGAGGTCCAGCTCCGCACGGCCCCGGCTGCCGGCACCACCGTCACGCTCAGGTTTCCGGCCGACGCCGCGCCGGAACAATCGTGA